One window of Chamaesiphon minutus PCC 6605 genomic DNA carries:
- a CDS encoding N-acetyltransferase — protein MQNPQAELNYFIHKSACVETNKIGSNTRISAFVVIEADVQIGSDVIIHPHVTIESGVTIGDSVEIFPGAYLGKEPKGAGAMARKPEFDRIVSIGDNCSIGPNSVIYYDVKIGKNTLIGDNASIREKVIVGEFCIISRGVTINYNTQIGDRTKIMDLTHITGNCEIGNDVFISVLVATTNDRAIGKLEYNEDRVRGPKIEDNVAIGAGANILPGVRIGMGSIVAAAAVVSKDIPAGKMVAGNPARVIKSVNEVE, from the coding sequence ATGCAAAATCCTCAAGCAGAACTTAATTATTTCATCCACAAATCAGCCTGTGTCGAAACAAATAAGATCGGTTCCAATACACGCATTTCAGCTTTTGTCGTTATTGAAGCTGATGTCCAAATTGGAAGTGATGTTATTATCCATCCGCATGTGACGATCGAATCGGGTGTAACTATCGGCGATAGCGTTGAGATTTTCCCTGGAGCTTATCTGGGGAAAGAGCCAAAAGGAGCAGGGGCAATGGCGAGAAAACCTGAATTCGATCGGATTGTCTCGATCGGCGATAATTGTTCGATCGGGCCGAATAGTGTTATTTATTATGATGTAAAAATCGGCAAAAATACTTTAATTGGAGATAATGCTTCGATTCGCGAAAAAGTCATAGTTGGTGAGTTTTGTATTATTAGTAGAGGTGTAACGATTAATTATAATACCCAGATCGGCGATCGAACTAAAATTATGGATCTCACTCATATTACGGGTAATTGTGAGATTGGTAATGATGTGTTTATTAGTGTGCTAGTGGCGACTACTAACGATCGTGCCATCGGCAAACTCGAATATAATGAAGACCGCGTTCGAGGCCCCAAAATCGAGGATAATGTGGCAATTGGTGCGGGTGCAAATATTCTACCTGGCGTGCGAATTGGCATGGGATCGATCGTCGCCGCAGCAGCAGTAGTTAGTAAAGATATTCCGGCAGGAAAAATGGTTGCTGGTAATCCCGCGCGAGTAATTAAAAGTGTCAATGAAGTCGAGTAA
- a CDS encoding ABC transporter permease: MRGVLYKVGKLDRLVPAGDLQRAKFDLLRTLVRRDLEARYKGSVLGNLWPLVNQLSQLLIYTYVFAIVLKVKLSLHGVPENNFTFGLWLFTGLIPWMSFTGGLTQSAISVIAQPNLVKKVVFPLALLPIVPVVSAFIESAFGLIALIFFVALSIHTLHPTLALLPLVWLTQLLLTTGLGYLVAGLTVFLRDVPQVLAVVLNIWFYMTPIIYPASAIPPEFRDWIFWLNPLATISEVYRDLILVGEVKHWAEWGVTAAISAIVFAGGFVVYKRLRPVFADVL; encoded by the coding sequence ATGCGGGGTGTGCTATATAAAGTGGGTAAATTAGACCGATTGGTGCCTGCGGGCGATCTCCAGCGGGCGAAATTCGATTTGCTCAGAACGCTGGTGAGGCGAGACTTGGAGGCGCGGTACAAAGGTTCGGTGTTGGGCAATTTATGGCCGTTAGTCAATCAATTATCGCAATTACTGATCTACACTTATGTATTTGCGATCGTGCTCAAAGTTAAGCTCAGTCTGCATGGCGTGCCCGAAAATAATTTTACGTTTGGCTTATGGCTATTTACTGGTTTGATACCGTGGATGTCATTTACGGGTGGCTTGACGCAATCGGCAATCTCCGTAATTGCCCAACCAAATTTAGTTAAAAAAGTTGTGTTTCCGCTAGCTTTATTACCGATCGTACCAGTAGTGTCGGCATTTATTGAAAGTGCTTTTGGTCTGATTGCTTTGATTTTCTTTGTAGCTCTGAGCATTCATACTTTACATCCAACTTTAGCACTACTACCGCTGGTGTGGTTGACGCAGTTGTTGTTGACGACTGGCTTAGGTTATTTAGTCGCAGGTTTGACGGTCTTTTTGCGCGATGTTCCCCAAGTATTAGCGGTGGTTTTAAATATTTGGTTTTATATGACACCGATTATTTACCCAGCTTCCGCAATTCCCCCAGAATTTCGCGATTGGATCTTTTGGTTGAACCCGCTGGCGACAATTTCGGAAGTTTATCGAGATCTTATTTTAGTAGGTGAAGTCAAACATTGGGCCGAATGGGGTGTGACTGCGGCAATTTCGGCGATCGTGTTTGCTGGGGGTTTTGTAGTTTACAAGCGGTTGCGTCCGGTATTTGCGGATGTCTTGTAA
- a CDS encoding ABC transporter ATP-binding protein, with translation MGSEIAISLNNVSKCFKQYRQPVDRLKEMIFPGKSYTEEFWALRDISFEIMRGETMGIIGRNGAGKSTLLQLICGTLTPTYGDIQVNGRVAALLELGAGFNPEFTGRDNVYMNGAIAGLAKAEIDDRFDNIAAFADIKDFIDRPVKNYSSGMYVRLAFAAAIHVEPDILIVDEALAVGDMFFQAKCMTRMRQMMEAGVTVLFVSHDTGSVKSFCQRGVFLEGGELKKIGKAADVVASYISVIHGDMNQDLKLQLQQNLENSEKNLDLQNGKSAKNVIIDADISEIFVDTKQQAELAEGCHRYGEGGAKVLDIKLLNSQHQPTAELESREEFIIQAAILFEKDFPTFCFGYLIRDIKGIDIIGTVTSVEKVDMPPATAGQVYVVEMRSPNMLNVGVYTLTVAVELPVVMNQNHIFLDYIDDAIVFKVNMAEDPLDRFTAKVYVPAEIKCKHVNN, from the coding sequence ATGGGATCGGAAATTGCCATTTCCCTCAATAATGTCTCGAAATGCTTTAAGCAATACAGGCAGCCTGTCGATCGACTTAAAGAGATGATCTTTCCTGGTAAATCGTATACTGAGGAATTTTGGGCATTGCGCGATATCTCCTTTGAGATTATGAGGGGAGAAACGATGGGAATTATCGGGCGTAATGGTGCGGGCAAATCGACATTGCTACAACTGATTTGTGGAACTTTAACCCCTACTTATGGCGATATTCAAGTTAATGGTAGAGTTGCGGCTTTATTAGAGTTGGGTGCTGGCTTTAATCCAGAATTTACCGGACGCGATAATGTCTACATGAATGGTGCGATTGCGGGTCTTGCTAAAGCAGAAATAGACGATCGTTTCGATAATATTGCTGCATTTGCCGACATCAAAGATTTTATCGATCGACCAGTTAAGAATTATTCGAGTGGAATGTACGTGCGCTTGGCATTTGCCGCAGCAATTCATGTCGAGCCAGATATTTTAATTGTCGATGAAGCTTTAGCTGTCGGCGATATGTTTTTTCAGGCAAAATGTATGACGCGGATGCGCCAGATGATGGAAGCTGGCGTGACGGTGTTATTTGTCAGTCACGATACTGGTTCTGTCAAAAGTTTTTGTCAAAGGGGTGTTTTTTTAGAAGGTGGCGAACTAAAAAAAATTGGTAAAGCAGCGGATGTCGTCGCTAGTTATATCAGCGTGATTCATGGCGATATGAATCAAGATCTGAAACTTCAGCTACAACAGAATCTCGAAAATAGTGAGAAAAATCTCGATCTCCAGAATGGTAAATCGGCTAAAAATGTAATTATCGATGCCGACATTTCGGAAATATTTGTCGATACAAAGCAACAGGCAGAACTAGCCGAAGGTTGCCATCGCTATGGCGAAGGTGGTGCCAAAGTCTTAGATATCAAACTTCTCAACAGTCAGCATCAACCTACTGCCGAACTGGAATCGCGCGAAGAGTTTATCATCCAAGCTGCAATCTTATTTGAAAAAGATTTTCCTACCTTTTGTTTTGGTTACTTAATTAGGGATATCAAAGGTATCGATATTATTGGGACGGTGACATCGGTTGAAAAAGTCGATATGCCACCAGCAACAGCCGGACAAGTATATGTCGTTGAAATGCGATCGCCAAATATGCTCAATGTCGGTGTTTATACGCTTACTGTTGCCGTTGAGTTACCAGTAGTGATGAATCAGAATCATATCTTTTTAGATTATATCGACGATGCGATCGTCTTTAAAGTTAATATGGCCGAAGATCCACTCGATCGATTTACCGCTAAAGTTTACGTGCCTGCTGAAATTAAGTGCAAGCATGTAAATAATTAA
- the surE gene encoding 5'/3'-nucleotidase SurE — MRLLISNDDGIFALGIKTLADTLALAGHEVIVVCPDRERSATGHGLTLHDPIRAEEVAGIFHHTVRAWSCSGTPADCVKLALGALLDRFPDFVLSGINHGANLGTDVLYSGTVSAAMEGTIEGIPSIALSLTSFSCREFQPAANFARDLIAHLEHQPLSESLLLNVNIPPVPATEIAGVKITRQGLRRYFDTFQKRVDPRGKTYYWLSGEVVQDLEQPEHFHLPSEIETDIQAIKQNYITIVPLQFNMTSPNGVFGLKDCGVEGLKIESLIIDN, encoded by the coding sequence ATGAGATTATTAATTAGCAACGATGATGGGATCTTTGCTCTTGGCATCAAGACACTAGCCGATACGCTCGCCCTCGCTGGACATGAAGTAATTGTAGTCTGTCCCGATCGCGAGCGATCGGCAACCGGACACGGTTTGACACTCCACGATCCGATTCGGGCTGAAGAAGTTGCAGGGATTTTTCATCATACCGTGAGGGCTTGGTCGTGTTCTGGTACGCCCGCAGATTGTGTGAAATTGGCACTGGGCGCATTACTAGATCGATTCCCCGATTTCGTCCTCTCAGGCATCAATCACGGTGCCAACCTGGGCACGGACGTTTTATATTCAGGAACGGTTTCTGCGGCGATGGAAGGCACGATCGAGGGCATTCCCAGTATTGCTTTGAGCCTGACTAGTTTCAGTTGTCGGGAGTTTCAACCCGCCGCGAATTTTGCCAGAGATTTAATCGCGCATTTAGAACACCAACCTCTCTCAGAATCTTTATTATTAAACGTCAATATTCCTCCCGTACCCGCAACCGAAATTGCAGGTGTTAAGATTACTCGCCAAGGACTCAGACGTTATTTCGATACTTTCCAAAAGCGGGTAGATCCGCGCGGTAAAACTTACTATTGGTTATCTGGCGAAGTGGTACAAGATTTGGAACAACCAGAACATTTCCATCTGCCATCAGAGATCGAAACCGACATTCAGGCCATCAAGCAAAACTATATTACGATCGTGCCGCTCCAGTTTAATATGACTTCGCCAAACGGTGTATTTGGTCTCAAAGATTGTGGGGTTGAAGGATTGAAAATAGAATCTTTAATAATTGATAATTGA
- a CDS encoding sugar 3,4-ketoisomerase: MSTIDRCEIIDLPRIQDPRGNLTFVESGKHVPFDLQRVYYLYDVPGGAERGGHAHKELQQLIIAISGSFDVILDDGCATKRFHLNRSYYGLYVCPMVWRELDNFSSGSVCMVLASIFYDESDYYRDYDEFLASVRSKP; this comes from the coding sequence ATGAGCACGATCGACCGATGTGAAATTATCGATCTACCGAGAATTCAAGATCCGCGTGGCAATCTCACCTTTGTCGAGTCCGGCAAACATGTCCCGTTCGATCTGCAAAGAGTGTATTATCTGTATGATGTTCCTGGTGGTGCCGAACGTGGCGGACACGCGCACAAAGAGCTACAGCAGTTGATTATTGCAATTTCGGGTAGCTTTGATGTTATTTTGGACGATGGCTGCGCTACTAAGCGTTTTCATCTCAACCGCTCTTATTATGGACTGTATGTCTGTCCGATGGTGTGGCGGGAACTAGATAACTTCTCTTCGGGATCTGTGTGCATGGTATTAGCTTCGATCTTTTATGACGAATCCGATTATTACCGCGATTATGATGAGTTTCTGGCATCCGTGCGGAGCAAGCCCTGA
- a CDS encoding acyltransferase family protein: protein MKSSKIVTTAMVKTELLPLTSLRFISAFWVFLFHVNSRWPLDLPGPIDNIISQGPLGMSIFFILSGFVLGYTYFNKEPIRDYRAFLIKRFARIYPVYILISILTLPFLVIPQVGADAIGTIAYLLTYLLVVILNVFLLQAWLPSLFNYWIDGGTWSLSVECFFYVLFPYILFVLKPLSLDRLKKLLLIFYILSLIPGLVFISPLVPKVLFATVYALPIYRLSEFIIGVIIAIIFITNSDRPAAKSVPDRYKLVLVTIGLLTYLSIYAKAVPQIYVIHNFVAIPAIAAIVYYCASISKGYLYRILANRTFVVLGKISYSFYLVQSIPLLFIETNYRMLVQYVPFIADRYLLAFAIFSITLLGSAITYYAIENPLRKFIVKLI from the coding sequence ATGAAGTCGAGTAAGATCGTGACAACTGCAATGGTTAAAACCGAATTACTACCACTGACTAGTTTGCGGTTTATCAGTGCTTTTTGGGTATTTCTATTTCATGTCAATAGTCGCTGGCCGCTCGATCTGCCTGGGCCGATCGATAATATTATTTCCCAAGGGCCATTGGGCATGAGTATTTTTTTTATTTTATCAGGTTTTGTGCTCGGATATACTTATTTTAATAAGGAGCCGATTCGAGACTACAGAGCTTTTTTAATCAAGCGATTTGCCAGGATTTATCCGGTCTATATTCTCATCAGTATCTTAACTTTACCATTCTTGGTAATTCCGCAGGTAGGCGCAGATGCGATCGGGACTATCGCTTATTTGCTTACTTATCTGCTGGTTGTTATTTTAAATGTATTTTTATTACAAGCCTGGTTGCCATCATTATTTAATTATTGGATCGATGGCGGTACCTGGTCTTTGTCGGTAGAATGTTTTTTCTATGTTTTATTTCCTTATATCCTGTTCGTTCTCAAGCCGCTATCGCTCGATCGATTAAAAAAATTACTACTAATTTTTTATATCTTATCGTTAATTCCCGGCTTAGTATTTATATCACCACTCGTTCCCAAGGTGTTATTTGCCACTGTCTATGCGTTGCCGATCTACCGATTGTCAGAGTTTATTATCGGCGTAATTATCGCCATTATTTTTATTACTAATAGCGATCGTCCTGCTGCCAAGTCGGTACCCGATCGCTATAAACTCGTTTTGGTGACGATCGGCTTATTAACTTACTTGAGTATTTATGCTAAAGCAGTCCCACAGATCTATGTAATTCATAACTTTGTTGCGATTCCCGCGATCGCCGCGATCGTGTATTATTGCGCTAGTATTTCTAAAGGTTATCTCTATCGAATTTTAGCCAATCGCACTTTTGTGGTGCTGGGAAAAATTAGCTATTCGTTTTACTTAGTTCAGAGTATCCCACTCTTATTTATCGAAACTAATTATCGAATGTTAGTGCAGTATGTGCCATTTATAGCAGATCGTTATTTATTGGCATTCGCGATCTTTTCGATAACGTTGCTCGGCTCTGCCATAACTTATTATGCGATCGAGAACCCTTTGCGGAAATTTATCGTCAAACTCATATAA
- a CDS encoding LPS glycosyltransferase: protein MASIHLFTSITTNYIPKARVLAKSLKKFHPDYQFHIVLSDRVPSWLDLNNEPFDTVITIEELSIPNRKSWIFKHTLVEMCTGVKGFAFQEIVRRYQPDYVFFFDPDIVIFSPIDSLIAKLTKNSILLTPHQTEPEELDRAIVDNEICSLKHGVFNLGFLGIRTTPGSEGLKFIDWWAARLQNYCYDDKLNGLFTDQRWVDLAPAFFSDLCITREPIYNVATWNLTHRVATGSIEKGIQINGQPICFYHFSGFDSGDQEVMLKLYGKNSPVLFELRDWYIEQCQLAEQEKLGQIECAYGCFDNGEVITKLQRIVYRSRVDLQQAFPDPFATTDPGKSYLAWCQHTGTSDAIEFSTESPEAMRSELVRLQTELSSIKSSRSWRFVRKLLGKAI from the coding sequence ATGGCATCAATACATTTATTTACAAGCATCACCACAAATTACATTCCGAAGGCAAGAGTACTTGCCAAGTCATTAAAAAAATTTCATCCAGACTATCAATTTCATATCGTCCTTTCCGATCGAGTACCAAGTTGGCTCGATCTTAATAATGAACCTTTTGATACTGTTATTACGATCGAGGAATTGTCGATTCCCAATCGCAAGAGTTGGATTTTTAAACATACTCTCGTCGAGATGTGTACGGGGGTCAAAGGATTTGCTTTTCAGGAGATTGTCAGACGCTATCAACCCGATTATGTGTTCTTTTTCGATCCTGATATCGTCATTTTTTCCCCAATCGATTCATTAATAGCTAAGTTAACTAAAAATAGTATTTTACTAACACCCCACCAAACCGAACCCGAAGAACTCGATCGCGCGATCGTCGATAATGAGATTTGCAGTCTCAAACATGGTGTCTTCAATCTCGGATTTTTAGGGATTCGTACTACTCCTGGCTCGGAAGGGTTGAAATTTATCGACTGGTGGGCCGCCAGACTCCAAAACTATTGCTATGATGATAAGCTAAACGGATTATTTACCGATCAGAGATGGGTCGATCTAGCTCCAGCATTTTTTAGCGATTTGTGCATTACTCGCGAGCCGATTTATAATGTTGCCACTTGGAATCTCACTCATCGAGTTGCAACGGGAAGTATCGAAAAAGGCATCCAGATTAACGGACAGCCAATTTGTTTTTATCACTTCTCCGGCTTCGATAGTGGCGATCAAGAAGTAATGCTTAAACTATACGGTAAAAATAGCCCCGTTCTGTTTGAATTAAGAGATTGGTATATCGAGCAATGTCAACTCGCCGAACAAGAAAAATTGGGACAAATTGAGTGCGCGTATGGATGTTTTGATAATGGTGAAGTAATTACCAAATTACAGAGAATCGTGTATCGCTCTCGCGTCGATTTGCAACAAGCATTCCCCGATCCATTTGCCACTACAGATCCGGGCAAATCATATCTTGCATGGTGTCAGCATACCGGAACTTCAGATGCGATCGAATTTAGCACCGAATCTCCCGAAGCCATGCGATCGGAATTGGTGCGCCTGCAAACAGAATTGAGTTCGATTAAATCATCGCGCTCGTGGCGATTTGTCAGAAAATTATTGGGAAAAGCTATATAG
- a CDS encoding DegT/DnrJ/EryC1/StrS family aminotransferase: protein MKVPFLDFQAPYLELKAELDDAYARVMASGWYILGEEVAAFEAEFAAYCQTKYCIGVGNGLEALHLILRAMEIGAGDEVIVPANTYIASWLAVSQVGATPVAVEPDEHTYNIDPSLIEAAITARTKAIMAVHLYGQPADMDAINEIAKRHNLQVIEDAAQSHGARYKQRRTGGLGDAAGFSFYPSKNLGAIGDAGAVTTNNAELAERIRLLRNYGSRVKYENEIPGYNSRLDELQAAFLRVKLAKLDEWNARRVSVADRYLATLGKNPHLTLPVVPDWADPVWHLFVVRHPNRYNLEQHLRQNGVATLIHYPTPPHLSAAYCQPEMPKGSLPITERISNQIISLPMGAHLRDLQLDIAIATLLEDI, encoded by the coding sequence ATGAAAGTACCTTTTCTAGATTTTCAGGCTCCTTATCTCGAATTAAAGGCGGAGCTGGATGACGCCTATGCGCGGGTAATGGCATCTGGCTGGTATATTCTGGGTGAGGAAGTAGCCGCATTTGAAGCGGAATTTGCCGCTTATTGCCAAACTAAATACTGTATCGGCGTTGGGAATGGCTTGGAGGCTTTGCACCTAATTTTGCGAGCGATGGAGATTGGTGCTGGCGATGAAGTTATCGTCCCCGCTAATACTTATATTGCCAGTTGGCTGGCGGTGTCGCAGGTGGGAGCGACTCCCGTGGCTGTGGAACCAGACGAGCATACTTACAATATCGATCCATCGCTCATCGAAGCTGCGATTACCGCGCGTACCAAGGCGATTATGGCAGTCCATTTGTACGGCCAGCCTGCGGATATGGATGCGATTAATGAAATTGCCAAACGACACAATTTGCAAGTAATTGAAGATGCCGCACAAAGTCATGGTGCTAGGTATAAACAGCGTCGCACTGGCGGTTTGGGAGATGCGGCGGGGTTTAGTTTCTACCCTAGCAAAAATCTCGGCGCGATCGGGGATGCAGGTGCGGTAACGACGAACAATGCTGAGTTGGCAGAGCGGATTCGCTTGCTGCGCAATTATGGCTCTCGCGTCAAGTACGAAAATGAAATTCCAGGATACAATAGTCGCTTGGATGAATTGCAAGCAGCATTCTTGCGCGTCAAGCTCGCCAAACTCGATGAGTGGAACGCTCGTCGCGTCAGCGTTGCCGATCGATATTTAGCGACGCTCGGCAAAAACCCCCACTTAACTTTGCCTGTGGTTCCCGATTGGGCCGATCCGGTGTGGCATTTATTTGTAGTGCGTCACCCTAATCGGTATAATTTAGAGCAACATCTGCGTCAAAATGGGGTGGCAACTCTAATTCATTATCCGACGCCACCGCATTTGTCAGCAGCGTATTGCCAACCGGAAATGCCTAAAGGTAGCTTGCCGATTACCGAGCGGATTAGCAACCAAATTATCAGCTTGCCGATGGGAGCGCATTTGAGAGATCTTCAACTCGACATCGCGATCGCCACGTTATTGGAGGACATCTAA
- a CDS encoding glycosyltransferase family 2 protein has product MGRTPSISVVTLAYQHEKYIAEAIQSILDQTFTDFELIVVNDGSTDRTDEIIRSFQDDRIIYIYQENQGPSAAANNGILAASAKYIALMSGDDVCYPHRLAVEYQHLHDSGNRVVFSWVDFIDDDSQPFVGKHFAQDFFNHPQRSRAEMLNWFFMKGNYLCAVTALVEKEILVECGLFNPVLIQQQDFEMWFKIVKKYEICLLESKLVKYRVRSGDNNLSSDPNNSVRSIFEGYQLYRKILDNTPIELFRASFPAASDRLELFEGDSYELAKAFIYLNHDLTLLRHIGIEKLFDLLQSEQTLRFSKSKYNFGLPELYALTKDADITNSRLQAELVRSQAQLHQTQVELTQSQSSLREYADKIRAIELEGVWTLKLLRSLLKKLIGGLFR; this is encoded by the coding sequence GTGGGACGAACCCCTTCAATTAGCGTCGTTACGCTCGCCTATCAGCATGAAAAATATATTGCTGAAGCAATTCAGAGCATTTTAGATCAAACCTTTACCGATTTTGAATTGATCGTCGTCAATGATGGATCGACCGATCGCACCGATGAAATTATTCGCAGCTTCCAAGACGATCGGATTATCTACATATACCAAGAAAATCAAGGGCCGAGTGCGGCGGCAAATAACGGCATCTTAGCAGCGTCGGCTAAATATATCGCACTGATGTCTGGGGATGATGTGTGCTATCCACACCGCTTGGCTGTCGAATATCAGCACCTACATGATTCTGGCAATAGAGTAGTGTTTTCGTGGGTGGATTTTATCGATGACGATAGTCAGCCGTTTGTCGGCAAGCACTTCGCCCAAGATTTTTTCAATCATCCGCAGCGCAGCCGTGCCGAAATGTTAAATTGGTTTTTTATGAAGGGAAACTATTTATGTGCGGTGACTGCCTTAGTAGAAAAGGAAATATTAGTCGAATGTGGCTTATTTAATCCAGTATTAATTCAGCAACAAGACTTTGAAATGTGGTTCAAAATTGTTAAGAAATATGAGATATGCTTGTTAGAATCTAAATTAGTTAAATATCGCGTGCGATCGGGCGACAACAACTTAAGTAGCGATCCGAATAATTCAGTACGATCGATTTTTGAAGGCTACCAACTCTATCGTAAAATTCTCGACAATACCCCGATCGAGCTATTTAGGGCGAGTTTTCCGGCAGCGAGCGATCGGCTAGAACTATTTGAAGGTGATAGTTACGAACTAGCAAAAGCTTTTATCTATTTAAATCACGATCTCACGCTACTTAGGCATATCGGCATCGAAAAATTGTTCGATCTGCTCCAATCCGAACAAACTTTACGGTTTTCAAAGTCTAAATATAATTTCGGTCTGCCAGAATTATACGCACTAACTAAAGATGCCGATATTACTAATAGTAGACTTCAAGCAGAATTAGTGCGATCGCAAGCACAACTGCACCAGACTCAAGTTGAATTAACTCAATCTCAATCTAGCTTGCGGGAATATGCTGATAAAATCAGAGCGATCGAGCTAGAGGGAGTATGGACATTAAAATTGCTCAGATCTTTATTAAAAAAATTAATTGGAGGTCTATTCAGGTGA